Proteins co-encoded in one Vibrio fortis genomic window:
- the bioD gene encoding dethiobiotin synthase, producing MIDALFIAGTDTEVGKTVVSKAILQAFAAKELSTIGYKPVAAGCEQYPEGARNSDALHLQEAATQDIDYDDVNPYALMLPASPHIAAKRDGVVIDEAVLSQKLEQHKQNSDFVLVEGAGGWRVPVSDDECLSNWVKKEQLPVVLTVGIKLGCLSHALLTAEAIRADGLNLVGWVANRINPGTEHYADIIAMLEDKLGAPKLGEIPYVPKAKSKNIGKYINVEPLMAL from the coding sequence ATGATTGATGCATTATTTATTGCAGGTACGGATACCGAAGTGGGCAAAACCGTGGTTTCAAAAGCGATCTTACAAGCTTTTGCCGCAAAAGAGTTATCAACAATTGGCTACAAACCAGTTGCCGCAGGCTGCGAGCAATATCCAGAAGGCGCGCGCAATAGTGACGCTCTTCACCTACAAGAAGCAGCGACACAAGATATCGATTACGATGATGTTAATCCGTATGCATTGATGCTTCCAGCGTCACCACATATCGCTGCTAAGCGCGATGGCGTGGTAATTGATGAAGCGGTGCTTTCTCAAAAACTGGAACAACATAAGCAGAATTCTGACTTCGTGTTAGTTGAGGGCGCTGGTGGCTGGCGTGTGCCAGTATCTGACGATGAGTGCCTATCGAACTGGGTTAAGAAAGAGCAGCTTCCAGTGGTTCTGACGGTTGGTATTAAGCTTGGTTGTTTGAGCCATGCTCTACTAACTGCAGAAGCGATTCGTGCAGACGGCCTAAACCTAGTCGGTTGGGTGGCTAACCGCATTAATCCGGGCACTGAACATTACGCAGATATTATTGCGATGCTGGAAGACAAGCTAGGCGCGCCAAAACTGGGTGAGATCCCGTATGTGCCAAAAGCGAAGTCTAAGAATATTGGTAAGTACATCAATGTAGAACCATTGATGGCGCTATAA
- the bioC gene encoding malonyl-ACP O-methyltransferase BioC has protein sequence MSQQAVVDNYTVQDKKAIADAFGKAAKNYDKHAEFQRDVGQRLLEKLPNDLSGYQVLDLGCGTGYFSQLLVERGATVICADLSLGMLEQAKQRCGNGVFAYQQADAEALPFEDDRFDLVFSSLALQWCDDLSIPLREMKRVTRQGGSIAFSTLLDGSLIELKKAWSKIDSHQHVNHFITANQVKIALAQASCSHHQLDLPSITVWYDSAFELMRDLKGIGANHVSGRSQGLTSRRMLQLVEQEYRTFQNHQGFLPATYQVCLGVIQL, from the coding sequence ATGTCACAGCAAGCCGTCGTAGATAATTACACTGTCCAAGATAAAAAGGCGATTGCAGATGCCTTCGGAAAAGCTGCTAAAAATTACGATAAACATGCTGAGTTTCAGCGTGATGTAGGTCAGCGCCTTCTGGAGAAGCTACCTAACGATCTATCCGGTTATCAGGTATTAGATTTAGGATGTGGCACGGGCTACTTCTCTCAGTTACTCGTCGAAAGAGGTGCAACTGTTATTTGTGCTGATTTGTCATTAGGCATGTTAGAACAGGCCAAGCAAAGATGTGGAAATGGAGTCTTTGCTTATCAGCAAGCGGATGCTGAAGCTTTGCCATTTGAGGATGATCGCTTTGATTTGGTGTTCTCTAGTCTGGCTCTACAATGGTGTGATGATCTCTCCATACCATTGCGAGAAATGAAAAGAGTGACACGCCAGGGTGGCTCAATCGCTTTCTCCACCTTGTTAGACGGTTCTCTGATTGAGTTGAAAAAGGCGTGGAGTAAAATTGACTCACATCAACACGTCAACCACTTTATTACCGCCAATCAGGTAAAAATTGCGTTAGCGCAAGCTAGCTGCTCGCACCATCAACTAGACTTGCCCTCCATCACAGTATGGTACGATTCAGCGTTTGAATTGATGCGCGACCTTAAGGGGATTGGCGCCAACCACGTAAGTGGTCGCTCACAAGGTCTGACCAGCAGAAGAATGCTGCAGCTTGTTGAGCAAGAGTATCGAACATTTCAAAACCATCAAGGTTTCTTACCAGCAACATATCAAGTTTGTTTAGGGGTTATTCAATTATGA